In Methanocaldococcus lauensis, a single genomic region encodes these proteins:
- a CDS encoding Hsp20/alpha crystallin family protein, which yields MFGRDPFDSLFERMFKEFFATPISGSTVVQSSFGIQISGKGFMPISIIEGDDHIKVIAWLPGVNKEDIVLNAVGDTLEIRAKRSPLMITESERIIYSEIPEDEEVYRTIKLPAHVKEENASAKFENGVLVVTLPKAETSIKKGINIE from the coding sequence ATGTTTGGAAGAGATCCATTTGACTCATTATTTGAAAGAATGTTCAAAGAGTTTTTTGCTACACCAATAAGTGGTTCTACAGTTGTTCAAAGTTCCTTTGGAATACAAATATCTGGTAAAGGGTTTATGCCAATATCAATTATTGAAGGAGACGACCATATAAAGGTTATTGCATGGTTACCAGGAGTTAATAAAGAAGACATCGTCTTAAATGCCGTTGGAGACACATTAGAAATTAGAGCAAAAAGAAGTCCATTGATGATTACTGAAAGTGAAAGAATTATTTACTCAGAAATTCCTGAGGATGAAGAAGTTTATAGAACAATAAAACTTCCTGCTCATGTTAAAGAGGAAAATGCATCTGCTAAGTTTGAAAATGGTGTCTTAGTAGTTACATTACCAAAGGCAGAAACATCAATTAAGAAAGGAATAAACATTGAATAA
- a CDS encoding METTL5 family protein, whose translation MIKKKHLEMILDSLKRHPNPKVDLEQYTIDGKLASDILFFAMNDFYNNVVIDLGCGTGRLAIGSKILGAKRVIGVDIDKESIKIAEENAKNLNVDVDFYCMDIRDLNKEVLKNVLNDDYNLKKVVIQNPPFGAQKKYADRIFLDKALEIGDVIYTIHNYPTKDFVINYVKDKGGEITHIYEAYFRIPAIYEFHKKKVVNIPVVVFRIENKI comes from the coding sequence ATGATAAAGAAAAAACATTTAGAGATGATATTAGATTCATTAAAAAGACATCCTAATCCAAAGGTTGATTTAGAACAATATACTATTGATGGTAAATTAGCAAGTGATATTTTATTTTTTGCAATGAATGATTTTTATAATAATGTAGTTATTGATTTAGGTTGTGGAACTGGTAGATTGGCAATAGGTAGTAAGATATTAGGAGCTAAAAGGGTTATAGGGGTTGATATTGATAAAGAAAGTATTAAAATAGCAGAGGAAAATGCTAAAAATTTAAATGTTGATGTAGATTTTTACTGTATGGATATTAGAGATTTAAATAAAGAAGTTCTTAAAAATGTTCTTAATGATGATTACAATTTAAAGAAAGTAGTTATTCAAAATCCTCCATTTGGTGCTCAAAAAAAGTATGCAGATAGAATATTCTTAGATAAAGCATTAGAGATTGGAGATGTAATATATACTATACACAACTATCCAACGAAAGATTTTGTTATAAACTATGTAAAAGATAAAGGAGGAGAAATAACTCACATTTATGAGGCATATTTTAGAATTCCTGCAATATATGAATTTCATAAAAAGAAAGTTGTAAATATTCCAGTAGTTGTTTTCAGAATAGAAAATAAAATTTAA
- a CDS encoding pantoate kinase yields the protein MFAPGHITGFFAVHKSKDILKTGSIGAGITVNRGINLNIEEGSGKIFYNKKKVNICPVNKVLTYYENFGFDKNSYDIIFTSDFPLGSGLGMSGGCALTLSKKLNEMLDLKINYVKIAHISEVECGTGLGDVIGQYVKGFVIRKSPGFPINVEKFEVNDDYYIIIEIFGEKETKEIITDKKWIEKINNYGKKYLNELLKNPTLENFINLSYKFAVNTGLIDEKILELCNDLKFTVGASQSMLGNTLFCISKKDTLNDAISILKNPIICKIYY from the coding sequence ATGTTTGCTCCGGGGCACATAACTGGATTTTTTGCAGTGCATAAATCAAAAGATATTTTAAAAACTGGCTCTATAGGGGCTGGAATTACTGTAAATAGAGGAATAAATCTTAATATAGAAGAAGGTAGTGGGAAAATATTCTATAACAAAAAAAAAGTAAATATATGTCCAGTAAATAAAGTATTAACATACTATGAAAACTTTGGATTTGATAAAAATAGCTATGATATAATTTTTACATCTGACTTTCCATTAGGCAGTGGTTTAGGGATGTCTGGTGGCTGTGCTTTAACACTATCTAAAAAATTAAATGAAATGTTGGATTTAAAAATTAATTATGTTAAAATAGCACATATTAGTGAAGTAGAATGTGGAACTGGTTTGGGAGATGTTATTGGCCAATATGTGAAAGGGTTTGTTATAAGAAAATCTCCCGGATTTCCTATAAATGTTGAAAAATTTGAAGTTAATGATGATTATTATATAATTATTGAGATATTTGGAGAAAAGGAGACAAAAGAGATAATAACAGATAAAAAATGGATTGAAAAAATAAATAATTATGGTAAAAAATATTTAAATGAACTATTAAAAAATCCAACATTAGAAAACTTTATAAATCTCTCATATAAATTTGCAGTTAATACAGGATTAATTGATGAGAAGATTTTAGAACTCTGTAATGATTTAAAATTTACAGTTGGAGCATCTCAATCTATGCTTGGGAATACTTTATTCTGTATTTCAAAGAAAGATACTCTAAATGATGCTATTTCTATTTTAAAAAATCCAATTATTTGCAAAATTTATTATTAA
- the cfbA gene encoding sirohydrochlorin nickelochelatase, giving the protein MEALILVGHGSRLPYSKELLVKLSEKVKEKNLFPIVEIGLMEFNEPTIPQAVKKAIERGAKKIIVVPVFLAHGIHTTRDIPKMLGLIDEEDNDHNHDEHHHHHHHHHHEHEKLEIPEDVEIIYREPIGADDRIVDIIIDRAFGR; this is encoded by the coding sequence TTGGAAGCATTAATTTTAGTAGGTCACGGTAGCAGATTACCATATAGTAAAGAGTTGTTAGTAAAATTATCTGAAAAAGTTAAAGAAAAAAATCTATTTCCAATTGTCGAAATTGGTTTAATGGAGTTTAACGAGCCAACAATACCCCAAGCTGTTAAAAAGGCAATTGAAAGAGGTGCTAAAAAAATTATAGTTGTTCCTGTCTTTTTAGCTCATGGAATTCATACGACAAGAGATATTCCAAAAATGTTGGGATTAATTGATGAAGAAGATAATGATCATAATCACGATGAACATCATCATCACCATCACCACCATCATCATGAACACGAAAAATTAGAAATCCCGGAAGATGTTGAAATAATATATAGAGAACCTATAGGAGCAGATGACAGAATTGTGGATATAATTATAGATAGAGCTTTTGGAAGATAA
- a CDS encoding site-2 protease family protein has protein sequence MDTSKLILFFAIIIWIILYTIRDSINLKTYMGIFGILRTKLGLKTIEKLGKYKIWQKIGIISIPICVILGGFMLLNLIIMSIKLASGTLPKEAAKPVVFLFGNVIPWIPGIIALLIAVSVHELAHGIFAKSFGIKVKSSGILLLLGIPLGAFVELGDEFKNAEKKIRGAIASAGPLANLIIFLISIPLLSFAYTLPTELKVIEVKEPASEFLKKGDVIYEINGKKIESLKDFKEFANTIKPNTEYVIKVIRDNKILTYKIVSSKEGKIGVIVEPTEDMALFINTIYWTYWFNFLLALFNLLPAMPLDGFHVWNALPELLKERKNKFISMMGRYLELIINERTLNSITFLVWWIVLGSILYSMF, from the coding sequence ATGGATACATCTAAACTTATCTTATTTTTCGCAATTATCATTTGGATAATATTATATACTATTAGAGATTCAATAAATTTAAAGACATATATGGGAATTTTTGGAATTTTAAGAACTAAGTTGGGATTAAAGACTATTGAAAAATTAGGTAAATATAAAATTTGGCAAAAAATTGGAATTATTTCTATTCCTATATGTGTTATACTTGGAGGATTTATGCTCTTAAATTTAATAATTATGAGTATAAAACTCGCTTCTGGAACGCTACCAAAAGAGGCGGCTAAGCCAGTAGTATTTTTATTTGGAAATGTTATTCCATGGATTCCTGGAATTATTGCATTATTGATAGCAGTATCAGTTCATGAATTGGCACATGGAATATTTGCAAAATCTTTTGGAATTAAAGTAAAAAGTTCTGGAATACTTTTATTATTAGGAATTCCATTGGGAGCTTTTGTTGAGTTGGGAGATGAGTTTAAGAATGCAGAGAAAAAAATTAGGGGGGCTATTGCCTCAGCGGGTCCATTGGCTAATTTAATTATATTTTTAATTTCAATTCCTTTATTGTCTTTTGCTTATACATTACCAACAGAGTTAAAAGTTATTGAGGTTAAAGAACCAGCATCAGAGTTTTTAAAGAAAGGAGATGTAATTTATGAAATTAACGGTAAAAAAATAGAATCATTGAAAGATTTTAAAGAATTTGCAAACACTATAAAGCCAAATACTGAATATGTAATAAAAGTTATTAGAGACAATAAAATATTAACCTATAAAATTGTTAGTTCAAAAGAGGGAAAAATTGGAGTTATAGTAGAGCCAACTGAAGATATGGCATTATTTATAAATACAATATACTGGACTTACTGGTTTAACTTTTTACTGGCTTTATTTAATTTACTCCCAGCAATGCCATTAGATGGCTTCCATGTTTGGAACGCTCTGCCAGAATTATTAAAGGAAAGAAAAAATAAATTTATTTCAATGATGGGGAGATATTTAGAGCTAATTATAAATGAAAGAACATTAAATTCAATAACTTTTTTAGTTTGGTGGATTGTCTTAGGAAGTATTTTATATTCAATGTTTTGA
- a CDS encoding metal-dependent hydrolase gives MITWYGHACFKVDNVLIDPFVPNPLCNLPYDVIMEGVDVIAVTHGHADHLGKAEELSKTYNVPVVTNHEISVYLCERGVNAEGMNIGGTIEINGAKLTMVKAEHSSDISPTISGGVAAGYIINDRVYHAGDTGVFGDMELIGEIYAPKIALLPIGGRYTMGIDEALVAIELLYPEIVIPMHYNTFPLIEVDVNEFVKKAEALGVEVIVPMIGEPIDL, from the coding sequence ATGATTACATGGTATGGTCACGCGTGCTTTAAAGTAGATAATGTTTTAATAGACCCATTTGTTCCAAATCCATTGTGTAACTTACCTTACGATGTAATAATGGAAGGGGTAGATGTAATAGCAGTTACTCATGGACATGCAGATCATTTAGGAAAGGCCGAAGAGTTATCTAAGACATACAATGTTCCAGTAGTAACAAATCATGAAATTAGTGTTTATCTATGTGAAAGAGGAGTTAATGCTGAAGGAATGAACATTGGAGGAACTATTGAAATTAATGGGGCTAAATTAACAATGGTTAAGGCAGAGCATTCATCTGATATATCTCCAACAATCAGCGGGGGTGTGGCTGCTGGTTACATTATAAACGATAGGGTATATCACGCAGGAGATACTGGAGTATTTGGTGATATGGAACTAATTGGAGAAATATATGCTCCAAAAATTGCATTACTTCCAATAGGTGGAAGATACACAATGGGAATTGATGAGGCATTAGTGGCTATTGAATTGCTATATCCTGAAATAGTTATTCCAATGCATTACAACACATTTCCATTAATTGAAGTTGATGTCAATGAGTTTGTTAAAAAGGCAGAGGCTTTGGGGGTAGAGGTTATAGTTCCAATGATTGGAGAGCCAATTGACTTATAA
- the radA gene encoding DNA repair and recombination protein RadA translates to MDDLTQLPGVGPSTAEKLKEAGYTDFMKIATATIGELTEIDGISEKAAVKIIEAARELCNLGFKSGSEILNQRKYIWKLSTGSKNLDEILGGGLESQSVTEFAGMYGSGKTQIAHQACVNLQCPERILADDSIRDEFLNEPKAVYIDTEGTFRPERIIQMAEALGLDGKDVLNNILVARAYNSDMQMLYAENVEKLIRDGLNIKLVIVDSLTSTFRTEYTGRGKLAERQQKLGRHMATLNKLADLYNCVVIVTNQVAARPDAIFGASEQAIGGHIVGHAATFRIFLRKAKGDKRVAKLYDSPHLPDAEAMFRITEKGIHD, encoded by the coding sequence ATGGACGATTTAACTCAATTACCTGGTGTAGGCCCATCAACTGCAGAGAAGTTAAAAGAAGCTGGTTATACTGACTTTATGAAAATTGCAACTGCAACTATTGGAGAACTTACAGAAATTGATGGAATTAGTGAGAAAGCAGCTGTAAAAATTATAGAAGCCGCAAGAGAACTATGTAATTTAGGATTTAAAAGCGGAAGTGAAATTTTAAATCAAAGAAAATATATTTGGAAATTATCTACAGGAAGCAAAAATTTAGATGAAATTTTAGGTGGAGGCTTAGAGAGTCAGTCAGTTACAGAATTTGCTGGAATGTATGGTTCTGGAAAAACGCAGATAGCTCATCAAGCATGTGTTAATTTACAATGTCCTGAGAGAATTTTAGCAGATGACTCAATAAGAGATGAGTTTTTAAATGAACCAAAGGCAGTTTATATTGACACAGAAGGAACATTTAGACCTGAAAGAATTATCCAAATGGCAGAAGCCTTAGGATTAGACGGAAAGGATGTTTTAAACAATATTTTAGTCGCAAGGGCTTATAACTCAGATATGCAAATGCTTTATGCAGAAAATGTTGAAAAGTTAATTAGAGATGGACTCAATATAAAATTAGTAATCGTAGATTCATTAACATCAACATTTAGGACTGAATATACAGGTAGAGGTAAATTAGCAGAGAGACAACAAAAATTAGGTAGGCATATGGCTACGCTCAATAAATTGGCAGATTTATACAACTGTGTTGTTATAGTAACTAACCAAGTAGCTGCCAGACCTGATGCAATATTTGGAGCCTCAGAGCAAGCAATTGGAGGACATATAGTGGGACACGCAGCAACATTTAGAATATTTTTAAGAAAAGCAAAAGGAGATAAAAGAGTTGCTAAGCTATATGATTCTCCACATCTACCAGACGCAGAAGCTATGTTTAGAATAACTGAAAAAGGAATTCACGATTAA
- a CDS encoding CBS domain-containing protein, whose protein sequence is MISKYLVRDIMKKGVVEVSLDTKLCDVIKTMAKYDISSVVVSDGERFWGIITDTDILKHYHELDKTAEEIMSVNPITISPEAPLEKAIDIMVEHNIHHLYVKSPCEEKIVGVLSSKDIIKLFSMLID, encoded by the coding sequence ATGATATCTAAATATTTGGTTAGAGATATTATGAAAAAGGGAGTTGTAGAAGTATCTTTAGATACAAAGTTATGTGATGTAATTAAAACTATGGCAAAATATGATATATCATCTGTTGTAGTTTCTGATGGGGAAAGGTTTTGGGGAATAATAACTGATACTGATATATTAAAGCATTATCATGAATTAGATAAAACAGCTGAAGAAATTATGTCTGTAAATCCAATAACAATTAGTCCTGAAGCTCCATTAGAAAAAGCAATTGATATTATGGTAGAGCATAATATTCACCATTTGTATGTTAAGTCACCTTGTGAAGAAAAAATAGTTGGAGTTTTAAGTTCAAAAGATATTATAAAGTTATTTTCTATGTTAATAGATTAA
- a CDS encoding tyrosine-type recombinase/integrase → MEDIEELLLIKEVDKTKPWIDKFTEIRKFANIKESTLRQDIQRLRVFLNYCYNTLEKEPDELQFDDFIKFFKYLEDERKISVSTQDHYYKLLSVFYRILFLPNRDEYEKFKEYCKELGKFKRKEVEHFDELTPEEVNEIIKHILRSNSATKVRDALIIRLTYDTGARIGEILNLKLKDCDFKKGIFKFRDTKGREVRLTVCAIDTLKALKHYMDYYMKSKKSEDYLFQNKNGGKVGYYWIRKVFNRTVNELVGKGIIPKNKRITLHSLRHGRVVDLLNKGYGVDIVGDYVGHKDIKTTMVYAHSNSRKMKLLKQIQKDLDKGTK, encoded by the coding sequence ATGGAAGACATTGAGGAACTCCTACTAATCAAAGAGGTGGATAAAACAAAACCATGGATAGACAAATTCACTGAAATTAGGAAATTTGCAAATATTAAGGAAAGCACTTTGAGACAGGACATACAACGATTAAGAGTGTTCCTCAATTACTGCTATAACACTTTGGAAAAGGAACCAGATGAACTACAATTTGATGACTTTATAAAGTTCTTCAAGTATTTGGAAGATGAACGGAAAATTAGTGTTAGCACTCAGGACCATTATTACAAACTGCTATCTGTGTTTTATAGAATATTGTTTCTACCAAATAGAGATGAATATGAGAAGTTCAAAGAATACTGCAAAGAGTTGGGAAAGTTCAAAAGGAAGGAAGTGGAACATTTTGACGAACTTACACCAGAAGAAGTAAATGAAATTATAAAACATATACTCCGGTCCAACAGTGCAACAAAGGTAAGGGATGCGTTGATAATAAGATTAACCTACGACACAGGAGCAAGAATTGGAGAAATATTAAACTTAAAACTCAAAGATTGCGACTTTAAAAAGGGAATATTCAAATTTAGAGACACAAAAGGTAGAGAGGTGAGATTAACTGTCTGTGCCATTGATACCTTAAAGGCATTAAAACATTATATGGATTATTACATGAAATCAAAAAAGAGCGAGGACTATTTATTCCAAAATAAAAATGGTGGCAAGGTTGGATACTATTGGATTAGGAAGGTGTTCAATAGGACTGTAAATGAGTTAGTAGGTAAGGGGATTATCCCAAAAAATAAACGGATTACACTACATTCACTCCGACATGGAAGGGTTGTAGATTTGCTAAATAAGGGTTATGGTGTGGATATAGTAGGAGATTATGTTGGACATAAGGATATAAAGACAACTATGGTTTATGCACACTCTAATAGTCGAAAAATGAAATTATTAAAACAGATACAGAAGGACTTAGACAAGGGGACTAAGTGA
- a CDS encoding ATP-binding protein, whose translation MSISDEILELIRNGVNEWSKIYAELIKHYPKSSVSMAKSRLLKSGKIREEIINGKKILSIQDKFDIDIDTTSDINEFISLHSGEIKNYFKHILSKNHNNKTFRIKEFITFYPHLAEIAEIITNNPFEARDLLTELYKETYEELFGEEPECVYINILDTFSKKKLSEIGANDIGKLVEFECLIVQASKNKSRTIEAEYLCFNCGAVRKVKFDLWEDVEKKKVSCPECSNPMTIDTKKRVKFQELIVQQLEISTDGKQHTASLFVEDMEPIYSGKLRVTAVPIEKYKKGTSVADIHLYAFGYEVLDKINIEITEEDIEKIHRIAKDPNVIEKLADFLFRDIKGLKEVKKAIFLQQVKGVEKEGKRRNINILLITDPGVGKSSIMQQLRKLPNVQYATMSGASGAGLIGGVTKEKTEFGESWVVKPGIYALADGGTVCLDEFTHNKEVIPYVHEAMESQKVKITKIQNNIELPARCATLAACNPKFGRFDPNLSVMEQVPIKPETLSRFDLIFPLRDIPDKKNDREILKFIIKNGNDKIKGIERKFVINGVELTDELLIKYLYYVDENFKPTISEEAEEVIINYYLKMRELSKDGVITITIRQAESLIRLSEAIAKAKLKNEVDAEDAKEAIELMHYCLEQISYDPENGFDIDKIYGIPKTKREKTEVVLKIIEEECKDKEMVSEDVIYERAKEKGISEEEVERILEILSIRGEIYSPRFRYWRIL comes from the coding sequence ATGAGTATATCAGATGAAATACTTGAACTTATTCGAAATGGTGTAAATGAATGGAGCAAGATATATGCGGAGTTGATAAAACATTATCCAAAAAGTTCAGTTTCAATGGCAAAAAGTAGATTATTGAAATCAGGAAAAATAAGAGAGGAAATAATTAACGGTAAAAAAATATTATCAATACAAGATAAGTTTGATATTGATATTGATACAACATCCGATATTAATGAATTCATATCACTACATAGTGGAGAAATTAAGAATTATTTCAAACACATTCTCTCAAAAAACCACAATAATAAAACTTTCCGAATTAAGGAGTTTATAACATTTTATCCACATTTGGCAGAAATAGCAGAGATTATAACAAATAACCCATTTGAGGCAAGGGACTTATTAACAGAACTCTATAAAGAAACATACGAAGAATTATTTGGAGAAGAACCAGAATGTGTATATATAAACATCTTAGACACTTTTTCAAAAAAGAAACTTTCTGAAATAGGAGCAAATGACATAGGAAAACTCGTAGAATTTGAATGCTTAATTGTGCAGGCATCAAAGAATAAATCAAGAACAATAGAAGCGGAATATTTATGTTTTAACTGTGGTGCAGTAAGAAAAGTAAAGTTTGATTTATGGGAAGATGTGGAGAAAAAGAAAGTAAGTTGTCCAGAATGTTCAAATCCAATGACTATAGACACGAAAAAAAGAGTAAAGTTCCAAGAATTAATTGTCCAACAATTAGAGATTTCAACAGACGGAAAGCAACATACTGCATCCCTATTTGTAGAGGACATGGAACCAATATACTCTGGGAAACTTAGAGTAACTGCCGTGCCAATTGAAAAATACAAAAAAGGAACATCAGTTGCAGATATACATCTGTATGCTTTTGGTTATGAAGTATTAGATAAAATAAACATTGAAATAACTGAGGAAGACATTGAAAAAATACACAGAATAGCAAAAGACCCAAATGTAATTGAAAAATTAGCAGATTTTTTATTTAGGGACATAAAAGGACTAAAAGAAGTTAAAAAAGCTATATTCCTACAACAGGTTAAAGGAGTTGAAAAAGAAGGCAAAAGAAGAAATATAAACATTCTTTTAATAACCGACCCAGGAGTTGGGAAATCATCAATAATGCAACAACTTAGGAAACTTCCAAATGTGCAATATGCTACAATGTCTGGAGCATCAGGAGCAGGATTGATAGGTGGGGTAACGAAAGAAAAAACAGAGTTTGGAGAATCATGGGTAGTGAAACCGGGTATCTATGCATTAGCAGATGGTGGGACTGTATGTTTAGATGAATTCACACATAACAAAGAAGTAATCCCGTATGTCCATGAAGCAATGGAAAGTCAGAAGGTAAAAATTACAAAGATTCAGAACAACATTGAACTGCCTGCAAGATGTGCAACATTGGCGGCATGCAATCCAAAGTTTGGAAGATTTGACCCAAATCTATCAGTTATGGAACAGGTTCCTATAAAACCAGAAACACTTTCAAGATTTGATTTGATATTTCCATTGAGAGATATTCCAGACAAGAAAAATGACAGAGAAATTTTAAAATTCATAATAAAAAATGGAAATGACAAAATAAAGGGAATTGAAAGGAAGTTTGTAATAAATGGTGTTGAACTTACCGATGAACTGTTAATAAAGTATCTCTATTATGTTGATGAAAACTTCAAACCAACAATATCAGAGGAAGCAGAAGAGGTAATAATAAACTATTACTTAAAAATGAGGGAATTGTCAAAAGATGGAGTTATAACAATCACAATTAGACAAGCAGAGTCATTAATAAGATTATCTGAGGCAATTGCAAAGGCAAAATTAAAGAATGAAGTTGATGCCGAAGATGCAAAAGAGGCAATAGAGCTTATGCATTACTGCTTGGAACAAATATCCTACGACCCAGAAAATGGGTTTGATATTGATAAAATCTACGGTATACCTAAAACAAAGAGAGAGAAAACAGAAGTAGTTTTAAAGATAATCGAGGAAGAATGTAAAGATAAAGAAATGGTCAGTGAAGATGTAATTTACGAAAGGGCAAAAGAGAAAGGAATATCGGAAGAGGAAGTAGAGCGGATATTGGAAATTCTATCAATTCGGGGCGAAATATACAGTCCAAGATTTAGGTATTGGCGGATTTTATAA
- a CDS encoding DUF2080 family transposase-associated protein: MTEIFVRTVKPVGNTGHVIVPKRHIGKRVTVIVHEEDEKERKTEKQNFRW, from the coding sequence ATGACAGAGATTTTTGTTAGGACTGTGAAACCAGTAGGGAACACTGGGCATGTTATTGTTCCCAAGAGGCATATTGGGAAGAGAGTAACGGTAATTGTCCATGAAGAGGATGAAAAAGAAAGAAAAACTGAAAAACAGAATTTTAGGTGGTGA
- a CDS encoding winged helix-turn-helix transcriptional regulator — MKTLSKKNNFLVLNLLRSKGKLHFANIKRILKIDGRTLTDALNELIDYGLVKKEIEEPEKRTSKVYYSLTELGKKAVKIYDYAEQLEKELESKQSIVINGNVGDNNVIANNIENSKIYFKK, encoded by the coding sequence TTGAAGACATTATCTAAAAAAAATAATTTTTTAGTATTGAACTTATTACGCAGTAAGGGAAAATTGCATTTTGCAAATATTAAAAGGATTTTAAAAATAGATGGAAGAACACTTACTGATGCACTAAATGAACTTATAGATTATGGATTAGTCAAAAAAGAGATAGAAGAACCAGAAAAAAGGACATCAAAAGTATATTATTCACTTACAGAGTTGGGAAAGAAGGCAGTAAAAATATATGATTATGCTGAGCAGTTGGAGAAGGAACTGGAAAGCAAACAGTCAATAGTCATCAATGGCAATGTTGGAGACAATAATGTTATTGCCAACAACATCGAAAATTCGAAAATCTATTTTAAAAAATAA
- a CDS encoding type IV secretory system conjugative DNA transfer family protein: protein MTGANIKHVLITGASGTGKSEYFKRNILNPALKKGIRVVIIDPENEYDRIPKTNLKSILKDLKTKTAVRYVPNLRDSNYLDQLDKLYQKIFDNVRGCIIAIDEARFCGGEQHRLLPGLLELITRGRKRGLKLVVITQRIALIDKTITGNCQIKVLFKCAEDVDWDRYRKINKELTEKLKMSKNDHAYIYINGLTAKLVE from the coding sequence ATGACAGGAGCAAATATTAAGCATGTATTAATAACAGGAGCATCTGGAACGGGAAAATCTGAATACTTTAAAAGAAATATCTTAAATCCTGCACTTAAGAAAGGGATAAGAGTGGTTATAATTGACCCAGAAAATGAATACGATAGAATTCCAAAAACTAATCTCAAAAGTATATTGAAGGATTTGAAAACTAAAACTGCTGTAAGGTATGTTCCCAATCTTCGTGATAGCAATTACTTAGACCAGTTGGATAAACTATACCAAAAAATATTCGATAATGTTAGGGGTTGCATCATTGCCATTGATGAGGCAAGATTTTGTGGTGGTGAGCAACATAGATTATTACCAGGGTTGTTGGAGTTGATAACAAGAGGTAGAAAAAGAGGGTTAAAACTCGTTGTAATCACTCAAAGAATAGCATTAATAGATAAAACAATTACGGGGAATTGTCAAATAAAAGTATTATTCAAATGTGCCGAAGATGTAGATTGGGATAGATACAGAAAAATAAATAAAGAATTAACAGAGAAATTAAAAATGTCTAAAAATGACCACGCCTATATCTATATAAATGGACTAACTGCAAAGTTGGTGGAGTAA